The DNA segment AACATTAGCGACACCTACATTTCTGATTTCAAACGAAACCTTACGCCCTCATGGCAAGCTTAGTATTTTTGCTGATGAACTTGCACCAGTCATGAGACGAATTTTCTTCTATACAGGTCATGATGCTGACGAATATCATCGGTTAAGAACAAGATTAGAAAATTACAATCTCAATCAAAAACAAATTCGCATACTTGAAATGCTTATTCGTGGAGAAAGCAATAAAGGCATTGCTGAAGCAATTCATCTATCAGAACAAGGTGTGAAGTATCATGTCGGGAATTTATTAGAAAAATTTGAGAGTAAAAATCGCGTGGAGCTTAGAGGAAAACTCAATCAAATACTCAAAGCGACAAATTAAGAAACTTTCTTAATAAAAAGAACGTCGAGACCTTTTTTCTTATACGTCTCAATGCGTGCATGATCAACTTTTTGATCTTTATGAGCAATTTTTAGATATTTCTCAGCAGAAAGGCGAACATATATATCTGCTGGCAGTATCGTAGCCTTTGAAAGCTCTTCAATCTGAATTTTATCAAAAAGATGATCATTACTACTCGTTACTTGAGTAGATGGTTTGTCTAAACATTTTTCAATTGCACCTATGAGATCATTTACTCTAAAAGGTTTTGTTAAAAATTCGTCAGCGCCCAATGCGTGGGCTTGCTGAGCTTCTGTGATATCAGAAAAACTTGTCATGAGAATATATCTAATTTGCGAAGTTTTTTTCACCCACTTGAGAAGTTCAATTCCGTCTACTTCGGGCATTCTGATATCAGATAAAATTATATCAAACTTATTTGCTTGAATTAAGCCTTGAGCAATTTTTCCATTTTCAGCTTCAAAAACCTCACAACCTTCTCTAGTCAACTGCGTGCTGAGTAAGACTCTTATCTCTTTTTCATCATCTACAATAAGAATACGAGCCTTCATTTATTCTTCCCACAATATTTTTTATTTGAGATACATGCTTTCTCAAAGGCTCCATTTATTTCTGATGAAG comes from the Oligoflexia bacterium genome and includes:
- a CDS encoding response regulator, with the protein product MKARILIVDDEKEIRVLLSTQLTREGCEVFEAENGKIAQGLIQANKFDIILSDIRMPEVDGIELLKWVKKTSQIRYILMTSFSDITEAQQAHALGADEFLTKPFRVNDLIGAIEKCLDKPSTQVTSSNDHLFDKIQIEELSKATILPADIYVRLSAEKYLKIAHKDQKVDHARIETYKKKGLDVLFIKKVS